Proteins from a single region of Pyrus communis chromosome 6, drPyrComm1.1, whole genome shotgun sequence:
- the LOC137737355 gene encoding uncharacterized protein has protein sequence MLPPALPNTSPSQQAYHSQGKKKDFHPHQSHFNKKSTRHYHDNQRYHHNNTRLQAVNTVGQTRVKSGLTARYETYTPLNATCTAIYPSIAHLIPKPRPREPDFKSTKNTGMFCGYHEYNGHDGEKCITFRDHIEALAREGKIDQFLLHPPRDNRNQRQVNVIHSISGGTPISESSNRTMKNNKRTLKPGHQVFHVEDIREGKYQKPNWDPICFYPEEEKGIIYPHNDPLIVEAHIANFDVRRILVDTGASVNIMFAEAFKTLNVAEHLLDHSVSPLISFSGDVVQPLGRVHLPFTIGTGPYTATITTNFLVVDCPTAYNVITCINDLKAVLSTHMLLMKFPTPYGNGYIKGDQLSARSCYNTSVKQQHLHVPEETLSIHDQVIKTSLDKANLNIHGGNNQPDDPRDDSFT, from the coding sequence ATGCTTCCCCCTGCCCTACCTAATACCTCGCCAAGTCAACAGGCGTATCATTCTCAAGGCAAGAAGAAAGACTTCCATCCTCACCAgtctcattttaataaaaagagtaCGAGGCACTATCACGATAACCAAAGGTATCACCACAATAATACCCGCCTCCAGGCAGTCAATACAGTGGGCCAAACACGTGTCAAGAGTGGTCTTACCGCGAGGTATGAGACATACACACCTTTGAACGCCACATGCACAGCCATTTACCCCAGTATAGCTCACTTGATACCAAAGCCAAGGCCGAGGGAGCCAGATTTCAAGTCCACGAAGAACACaggcatgttttgtggttaCCACGAGTATAATGGCCATGACGGCGAGAAATGTATCACCTTCCGTGATCATATTGAAGCTTTGGCacgtgaaggaaaaattgaccaGTTTCTCCTTCACCCTCCAAGGGATAACCGCAACCAACGCCAAGTGAATGTGATACATTCCATAAGCGGTGGCACACCTATATCTGAATCTTCCAACAGGACCATGAAAAACAATAAACGAACGTTGAAGCCTGGCCACCAAGTGTTTCACGTGGAAGACATCAGGGAAGGCAAGTATCAAAAGCCTAACTGGGATCCAATATGTTTCTACCCTGAGGAAGAAAAAGGTATCATCTATCCTCACAACGACCCACTGATTGTGGAGGCTCACATAGCCAACTTTGATGTACGACGAATCCTGGTCGACACGGGGGCGTCAGTCAATATCATGTTTGCTGAAGCTTTCAAAACGCTTAATGTAGCTGAACACTTGCTCGATCACTCAGTTTCTCCTCTGATAAGCTTTTCTGGTGATGTCGTGCAACCTTTAGGGAGAGTACATTTACCCTTCACCATCGGTACAGGCCCGTAcacagccaccatcaccactaacTTCTTGGTGGTTGACTGCCCAACGGCATACAATGTCATCACATGCATTAATGATCTCAAGgctgtgctatccacacatatgttgttgatgaaatttccaaccccctatggcaatggttacatcaaaggagatcAACTTAGTGCACGATCATGTTACAACACTTCAGTCAAGCAACAACACTTGCATGTACCCGAAGAAACACTTTCTATACATGACCAAGTTATCAAGACCAGCTTAGACAAAGCCAACTTGAATATTCACGGTGGTAACAATCAACCCGATGATCCTCGAGATGACTCTTTCACCTAG